The Danio rerio strain Tuebingen ecotype United States chromosome 10, GRCz12tu, whole genome shotgun sequence genome contains a region encoding:
- the palm2akap2 gene encoding palm2 and akap2 fusion isoform X16: protein MELGVQTETQQSYMSSGQNKVKHGGEGLDSEVAQEILYLDEVLEANCCDPRAEMTSNGTSSPDTESIRVHGTGPSVHTCDTTALNHHEVVLEGKKQTTFVDDNYNTKPNGHAAMIGNNGTRSPESPRTAMKKEARFELRPFHEEKKPSKLFDTPTEKEIRVKKVRPSEEVAELERERLELIRGQAVKKNPGIAAKWWNPPQEKTLEEELEPEQLESLRKYEERKQRKPETNRMPQAAPRQTTTFIQPEIANKEDVVMEEIDFSAARKQFLQMEQSKHPTVPKRNVAPQLYSAKPFFRTPEVTHVERSCGSVTVANQEGVTSYDGSEVTTVKAEKIYCCSGESFIPTKDGLSQNEMKDDDFTCARAVMTIVKDEDVDLCQRSFNSSHHTEEIDSGLDDLSLRSQDTTVLETLSNDFSMDNISDSGASNETMSAYLENSLGEYSFPSTPMATTPINGKHEISIKSPGDQIGTYQGDGLTEEELEYHAGILVQNAIQQAIAQQNDKWEPLQATQHSSPITERHVESVQPQPLVERPTVTPPPKVPSPLQEKETAPQITIAQATPVIPMNNYKPPSPSPPPNEKPEFSYFSKYSEAAELRSTATVTRAQETEVTSGPFKLRSRKQRTLSMIEEEIRAAQEREEELKRQRQAQTLHPPRAQKLKASTQPSKLVLTGKTAPGKIEKVRPAPPASPCSSDGALPSPLSDLGSDDSGGAQRPKNFMQTLMEDFETHKVKRREKAEDNSFVHSVTSEVLEATRVTRRKSNMAVRWEAGIYANQEDAEEEEEEEEE, encoded by the exons ATGGAGCTTGGAGTTCAGACTGAGACCCAGCAAAGTTACATGAGCAGTGGACAGAATAAAGTGAAGCATGGGGGAGAAGGACTGGACAGCGAAGTTGCCCAGGAAATCCTTTACCTGGATGAGGTCCTTGAGGCCAACTGTTGTGATCCCAGAGCCGAAATGACTTCAAATGGGACAAGTTCCCCTGACACAGAGTCAATTAGAGTTCATGGAACTGGACCATCTGTGCACACTTGTGACACAACGGCCTTAAACCATCATGAAGTTGTTTTAGAAGGGAAAAAGCAGACAACTTTTGTTGATGATAATTACAACACCAAACCTAATGGTCATGCGGCGATGATAGGAAATAATGGCACAAGGTCACCTGAGTCGCCTAGGACGGCAATGAAGAAAGAGGCACGTTTTGAGCTGCGACCATTTCACGAAGAGAAAAAGCCATCGAAACTGTTTGACACCCCAACTGAGAAAGAAATTCGGGTGAAGAAAGTGAGACCCTCAGAAGAGGTCGCAGAGCTAGAGAGGGAAAGGCTGGAACTCATCCGGGGACAGGCAGTCAAGAAAAACCCTGGCATTGCAGCAAAATGGTGGAACCCACCTCAGGAAAAGACACTGGAAGAGGAGCTGGAACCAGAGCAGCTGGAGTCGCTTCGAAAGTATGAGGAGAGGAAGCAAAGGAAACCAGAAACCAACCGTATGCCGCAAGCTGCACCCAGACAGACTACCACCTTCATCCAACCTGAAATAGCAAATAAGGAGGACGTTGTCATGGAAGAGATTGACTTTTCTGCAGCTCGCAAGCAATTTCTGCAGATGGAACAAAGCAAGCATCCCACGGTCCCTAAGAGGAATGTGGCACCACAGCTTTACTCAGCCAAACCTTTCTTCAGGACTCCAGAGGTCACGCATGTAGAGAGGTCGTGCGGTTCTGTCACTGTTGCCAATCAGGAAGGGGTCACATCCTACGATGGAAGTGAAGTTACAACAGTCAAAGCTGAAAAGATTTACTGCTGCTCTGGAGAATCCTTCATACCCACGAAAGATGGATTATCTCAGAACGAGATGAAGGATGATGACTTTACTTGTGCCCGGGCAGTGATGACCATAGTGAAGGATGAGGATGTCGATTTGTGTCAACGTTCTTTCAACAGCTCCCACCACACAGAAGAAATCGACTCTGGGTTGGATGATCTATCACTACGGTCTCAGGACACCACTGTACTTGAGACGCTCTCCAATGACTTCAGTATGGATAACATAAGTGACAGCGGTGCATCAAATGAGACTATGAGTGCCTACTTGGAAAACTCTCTTGGGGAGTACTCTTTTCCCTCAACCCCGATGGCAACTACACCAATCAATGGAAAACACGAAATCAGTATCAAATCTCCAGGGGATCAGATTGGGACTTATCAGGGAGATGGTTTAACAGAAGAAGAGTTGGAATATCATGCTGGTATTCTTGTCCAAAACGCTATCCAGCAAGCCATTGCTCAGCAGAATGACAAATGGGAGCCACTTCAGGCTACACAACATTCGTCCCCCATCACAGAGAGACATGTGGAAAGTGTTCAACCACAACCCCTAGTGGAAAGACCCACTGTCACGCCACCTCCCAAAGTGCCATCCCCCCTACAGGAGAAAGAAACGGCTCCTCAAATAACTATAGCTCAAGCCACCCCAGTAATTCCAATGAACAATTACAAACCTCCCAGTCCGTCTCCTCCACCAAACGAGAAGCCAGAGTTCAGCTACTTCAGTAAGTACTCTGAGGCGGCAGAGCTCAGGAGCACCGCAACCGTCACTCGTGCTCAGGAAACAGAAGTGACCTCAGGGCCGTTCAAGCTGCGCTCACGCAAACAGAGGACCCTGTCCATGATCGAGGAGGAGATTCGAGCAGCACAGGAGCGCGAGGAGGAGTTGAAGAGACAACGGCAGGCGCAAACATTGCACCCACCGCGTGCACAAAAGCTGAAGGCCAGCACTCAGCCAAGCAAGCTGGTCCTCACTGGGAAGACAGCACCAG GTAAAATTGAGAAGGTTCGTCCAGCTCCTCCAGCCTCCCCTTGCTCTTCAGACGGAGCTCTGCCGTCGCCTCTGTCTGATCTGGGCAGTGATGATTCTGGAGGAGCTCAGAGACCCAAGAACTTCATGCAGACTTTGATGGAGGACTTCGAGACACACAAAGTCAAGCGCAGGGAGAAAGCCGAGGACAACAGT
- the palm2akap2 gene encoding palm2 and akap2 fusion isoform X17, with amino-acid sequence MELGVQTETQQSYMSSGQNKVKHGGEGLDSEVAQEILYLDEVLEANCCDPRAEMTSNGTSSPDTESIRVHGTGPSVHTCDTTALNHHEVVLEGKKQTTFVDDNYNTKPNGHAAMIGNNGTRSPESPRTAMKKEARFELRPFHEEKKPSKLFDTPTEKEIRVKKVRPSEEVAELERERLELIRGQAVKKNPGIAAKWWNPPQEKTLEEELEPEQLESLRKYEERKQRKPETNRMPQAAPRQTTTFIQPEIANKEDVVMEEIDFSAARKQFLQMEQSKHPTVPKRNVAPQLYSAKPFFRTPEVTHVERSCGSVTVANQEGVTSYDGSEVTTVKAEKIYCCSGESFIPTKDGLSQNEMKDDDFTCARAVMTIVKDEDVDLCQRSFNSSHHTEEIDSGLDDLSLRSQDTTVLETLSNDFSMDNISDSGASNETMSAYLENSLGEYSFPSTPMATTPINGKHEISIKSPGDQIGTYQGDGLTEEELEYHAGILVQNAIQQAIAQQNDKWEPLQATQHSSPITERHVESVQPQPLVERPTVTPPPKVPSPLQEKETAPQITIAQATPVIPMNNYKPPSPSPPPNEKPEFSYFSKYSEAAELRSTATVTRAQETEVTSGPFKLRSRKQRTLSMIEEEIRAAQEREEELKRQRQAQTLHPPRAQKLKASTQPSKLVLTGKTAPGKIEKVRPAPPASPCSSDGALPSPLSDLGSDDSGGAQRPKNFMQTLMEDFETHKVKRREKAEDNSVLEATRVTRRKSNMAVRWEAGIYANQEDAEEEEEEEEE; translated from the exons ATGGAGCTTGGAGTTCAGACTGAGACCCAGCAAAGTTACATGAGCAGTGGACAGAATAAAGTGAAGCATGGGGGAGAAGGACTGGACAGCGAAGTTGCCCAGGAAATCCTTTACCTGGATGAGGTCCTTGAGGCCAACTGTTGTGATCCCAGAGCCGAAATGACTTCAAATGGGACAAGTTCCCCTGACACAGAGTCAATTAGAGTTCATGGAACTGGACCATCTGTGCACACTTGTGACACAACGGCCTTAAACCATCATGAAGTTGTTTTAGAAGGGAAAAAGCAGACAACTTTTGTTGATGATAATTACAACACCAAACCTAATGGTCATGCGGCGATGATAGGAAATAATGGCACAAGGTCACCTGAGTCGCCTAGGACGGCAATGAAGAAAGAGGCACGTTTTGAGCTGCGACCATTTCACGAAGAGAAAAAGCCATCGAAACTGTTTGACACCCCAACTGAGAAAGAAATTCGGGTGAAGAAAGTGAGACCCTCAGAAGAGGTCGCAGAGCTAGAGAGGGAAAGGCTGGAACTCATCCGGGGACAGGCAGTCAAGAAAAACCCTGGCATTGCAGCAAAATGGTGGAACCCACCTCAGGAAAAGACACTGGAAGAGGAGCTGGAACCAGAGCAGCTGGAGTCGCTTCGAAAGTATGAGGAGAGGAAGCAAAGGAAACCAGAAACCAACCGTATGCCGCAAGCTGCACCCAGACAGACTACCACCTTCATCCAACCTGAAATAGCAAATAAGGAGGACGTTGTCATGGAAGAGATTGACTTTTCTGCAGCTCGCAAGCAATTTCTGCAGATGGAACAAAGCAAGCATCCCACGGTCCCTAAGAGGAATGTGGCACCACAGCTTTACTCAGCCAAACCTTTCTTCAGGACTCCAGAGGTCACGCATGTAGAGAGGTCGTGCGGTTCTGTCACTGTTGCCAATCAGGAAGGGGTCACATCCTACGATGGAAGTGAAGTTACAACAGTCAAAGCTGAAAAGATTTACTGCTGCTCTGGAGAATCCTTCATACCCACGAAAGATGGATTATCTCAGAACGAGATGAAGGATGATGACTTTACTTGTGCCCGGGCAGTGATGACCATAGTGAAGGATGAGGATGTCGATTTGTGTCAACGTTCTTTCAACAGCTCCCACCACACAGAAGAAATCGACTCTGGGTTGGATGATCTATCACTACGGTCTCAGGACACCACTGTACTTGAGACGCTCTCCAATGACTTCAGTATGGATAACATAAGTGACAGCGGTGCATCAAATGAGACTATGAGTGCCTACTTGGAAAACTCTCTTGGGGAGTACTCTTTTCCCTCAACCCCGATGGCAACTACACCAATCAATGGAAAACACGAAATCAGTATCAAATCTCCAGGGGATCAGATTGGGACTTATCAGGGAGATGGTTTAACAGAAGAAGAGTTGGAATATCATGCTGGTATTCTTGTCCAAAACGCTATCCAGCAAGCCATTGCTCAGCAGAATGACAAATGGGAGCCACTTCAGGCTACACAACATTCGTCCCCCATCACAGAGAGACATGTGGAAAGTGTTCAACCACAACCCCTAGTGGAAAGACCCACTGTCACGCCACCTCCCAAAGTGCCATCCCCCCTACAGGAGAAAGAAACGGCTCCTCAAATAACTATAGCTCAAGCCACCCCAGTAATTCCAATGAACAATTACAAACCTCCCAGTCCGTCTCCTCCACCAAACGAGAAGCCAGAGTTCAGCTACTTCAGTAAGTACTCTGAGGCGGCAGAGCTCAGGAGCACCGCAACCGTCACTCGTGCTCAGGAAACAGAAGTGACCTCAGGGCCGTTCAAGCTGCGCTCACGCAAACAGAGGACCCTGTCCATGATCGAGGAGGAGATTCGAGCAGCACAGGAGCGCGAGGAGGAGTTGAAGAGACAACGGCAGGCGCAAACATTGCACCCACCGCGTGCACAAAAGCTGAAGGCCAGCACTCAGCCAAGCAAGCTGGTCCTCACTGGGAAGACAGCACCAG GTAAAATTGAGAAGGTTCGTCCAGCTCCTCCAGCCTCCCCTTGCTCTTCAGACGGAGCTCTGCCGTCGCCTCTGTCTGATCTGGGCAGTGATGATTCTGGAGGAGCTCAGAGACCCAAGAACTTCATGCAGACTTTGATGGAGGACTTCGAGACACACAAAGTCAAGCGCAGGGAGAAAGCCGAGGACAACAGT